The genomic segment acataTCCAGGATGCtcttgatgatgtagtgacaggtatctgttcttttatgattttgttccatatgtattggggagattctcgtacatcttatacatgattctgtatgaattgcattgacatATGCCTTATTCTGTTGGGTTTGtatatactgtagtattgatttctttatctgtTGGGAGAAATATTGATATCAAtgaattctgtaaatatcgtatactgcagtgaagtgagaatgagattgagttatactgtgttgtacttgtgttgtctgattttgactgcgttattgatattgatgtgttgacaagtacagaactattgtagattcttgccaggagatggtgagattcggacctgaaatggccgaagagtgaataatatacggtaaggattttcgatttaaaattcctttgatatccatattatttatgattcgatgattatcaaaaggaatggagtaattccttatgtattcagttgattactgaaactGAGCGTATCATGGACTGATTTGCCAGTAgcaggagaattgctaaagtcttCCTAGCTGAGATTCCGGTttgccttatatcagggagagtgatttccgccttgaattgataccaggtattggttttattttagaactccttacagaatgatactgattgatttgaaagaattgaaatatcagttagaggatttactgaccgaaagttacctctgattgtgtgtttctctgtaaagtacttcagttctgattatgtgTTGATGAATCCGGTATTCAGAgttattctgatgattttatgccgtttatctatgatattttgtgatatactcgtggcatatgactgactgAATTGAATATCTGGTATTGAAGGAtcggagaactgaaattgttgtatacagaaattgttcagatatgaatcttgattgaaacagattgtattccgagtatgtgatatccgaatatggtataccgattgatattagcacagctgaggcagtgatcagtggctgagaatgacaccaagtcagaaatgtcagaaatttatttttttcatgagtTTAACAGATTATTGTATATGAATGTTGTTTTGAAATTGCTTGCGAATTGTTATTattctaaaacagtattaaagacatattatattgtttgggggacattacatccgaagatgatatagcagttgatctaaacAACGTCGAAGAagtgatacagattattggaaaccgttgagagtatatacagttccagccgaatcagagctgattttgagaattaaagcactCCAGAAgtttaatcagaatgttcagaactcggtttcgataatcagaacagggtgtcgatcagaatatcaggtaggtaatAGTGTATTATATGTAAATAATCgacttgtttgtgccgaatatttcgaatctgaaatgacagatatggtcagaagcgcacagtaatTGATTCAGTATTCTTTCTGGTAGCAGAAAAGGTATGATAATTCGAAAAGACAGTTTAAtataaacaaatgaaatcagatgtggaagaatttgtactgaattgTCTGAATTGCCGATAGATGAAGACAGAAAAAATGAAAcaaggagattggttatataacttatcgattcctgaatagaaatgaGATTAAATTTCTAGGAATATCGTGATGAAGTTACCGCATCCCTCTCGGAATTGAGcattgattgagttaggagtgaCAGACTGACCCAGTCTGCGAGTGCTAGCTCGTACATGAAGACGTACAAATATGATTATATTACTGAGATTCTGTCAGAAAAGTGATCAGAGTGCCCAGAGTGCCGagagttaattatatcagaCCATGATTTTGGTTGACTTTACACGTTTGGCAGAGTGTACAGCAAGAGTTGGGTACAAGATTATATCTGAGTATAGCATATCATTCAtcgactgacggacagtcagagtggattatccagattttggagaatatgcttatgttgtagtgcttgattttagcactagttggcaggatttaTGTCATgtcgtgagttttcgtacaacaatagctatcagacgagtatggagatggcaccatttgaaacgttgtacggtaagaaatgcaGATTCCCTCTTTATCGAGAAGATATCTTTGAAGTTCTTGAGAttgaatctgatatgattagagatgtgactgaaaagtgaagctgatttgGAAGAAATGAAGACAGCTTAGAATAGACAGACTAAATATGCCAATGACAGAAGATGATCGTTGATAATTGAGGCAGaagattgaatattgaattaACTGGaattaaacagatttgataacagctgttgatattgatttgtataAGTTGTTGATTgttatatacggatgttgtatagccaatatcTTGAAATTGATTTTATTAGAGTTACTTCGGGTTATATTATGATACTATATTTCTTGAAGtattattccagattgaaatcagaatcagtaaaagaGAGATAATCCAGAATGGAGACTATTCTGCTGTTCAATAGAGTTGTTAGAATATCGAAGAAGCTATTTGGAGAAAccgaatctgatatgagacgaCGAATTCCAGAATTGTTTCATTGGAGTAAGTTTTcttttagcttctgtatatatATCTCCTTTTTTTATCGGATTTGGTGTCTgatatgattacctgtgatatacgagtgattacttgtgatttcggggacgaaatcgtatcttagggggggagaaatgtaaggcccgagaattggattaccgtaatctgaaatgatttggcgaTGATTGATGTGACTATAAACGGAAAAGATTAGACCGGAATAGACGGATTAAAAcacgaaatatgtgcgaggacagaacacctcgcgcatatgcgcgacaaggagccgcgcatatgcgcgccagtGGCAgaaaacctcgcgcatatgcgcgatacgggtgcgcgcatatgcgcgagaggtccagtaGCTAAATGTGatgtccagagaagttggcgcatatgcgccgagtagggcgtgcatatgcgcgaatggtaatatgccgagacagtaagtctcgtgcatatgcgcgaatgagaggcgcgcatatgcgcgagtcaccgTAAAGCTACGCGCTGAGActttgtgtctcgcgcatatgcgcggatggtagtcgcgcatatgcgcgagacgtgtattGCAAAAGAGTGAGCCACGTTTTTATACATGCacgggatatatatatacattaccTCCTTCATTCAGATGTAAGGAATAGGAAGGAAACGAGGAGAAGAAGCTCCAAGTCCTTACGTGTGAGAATTTGAGcgttacgcaaaatccgtccgtctgatttataatccgagtacagtaccgagttcctagcgacgacagctacaacaggacgtaagttttattgaattctagtatcatttgaaattatgatattggggataattatgatttgactgatatattgtgttttgggtatactgatcagtatataactgaagtcagatcgaagaacgggctgtgtatgtaattgttatgattttctgaagtaatatgatcgagattgtatagatttgatatcatgacctgttcttattgaagattatgattcttattgatatcgattatgagttatggtattatttctgtgatgttgagattgacggggtgatcaagactgtattattatgccatcgaagcatcagtagattgattgtgattagattcggtagtgatttcgattatatcgtgatatcgtcgatatggattagattgtatcttgattcgatattgatcagattatgtttgatttgagtattgatcagaatagattttgaattgagttgcatattgagattgtgcctatgcgatattgtatttcagattgatatggacagatttgactttgagacttcgacttcgtcagaccgagaagataaatgtataaattaatgttgagttgggattgcacagcTCGAgtaaggtttgacttgagtttcccgaaatcacatactttattttattgcattgttatttgcaattgaatgatattgatatctttgatttattgattgatgtacagagtcataggcggatacgTCTAGTCGtacacgagtgatcttgtgatgtgacagaagcgcctgatagtggtgAGATCGCCacaggcacattgcacgatgtcacaagataggatattggtgaaaatgccaaagtctgtgacggttaggtcaagacaccggacgtttggctatatcagagtggatagaattggagtttcttctattactggtgttcgatatggaaagagccaaagtccgtgaataagaacataccaccaccccgatcgggagtgtaggtgggtgtatgttcttattccgatcgggatccctagattaggactaaGTTGAGTCTGAGTCttagaatcacggagagtgattcattgcttgatatggaattatgttcctgatgatggtatatgtttagaatataatttattcttgatattgattcatgtttatgattataatacatgtgatgaatatttgatacatgttatgaatgtttaattcatgcttttatattgcttatatgaaaggcatgtaGACATAATTTATActggaatataattctcaccggagttatccggctgttgtcttgtttgtatgtgtgcatgacaacaggtgggacaggatcagggtcaagaagagaacgaggctggactagatagcgtggagatccgggctcagaagtaaattaggagtcagtactgatatgtagttgaatcTAGTgaattattgtagacaatacaggatTTGTATGTttgtatttaatatgtaattcagattgatttacataacgttttcgctttgtatttaaaaaaaaaaaattagaccctgtttattatcattgattaaattgtcctaatgagaattaagaacatgattagcatCTGGATcaccacacacatatatatatatatatatatatatatatgagacgAGATACAAATTTAGTCATTCAAAGGAGCTCATATTAACAATATAATACAtataataatttgaattttgttgTCTCATTGGATTCAAGTAACATTTAGtcaatgacaaaaacttgtgtgagacggtctcacgagtcgtattttgtgaggcggatctcttatttgggtcatccgtgaaaaattattacttgttatgctaaaaatattactttttattgtgaatatcgataggattgacccgtttaatagataaagattcgtgagactgtctcacaagagacctactcttagtTAATTATTGGTATGAAATTATAAATATCTTGTATagaattttgtgattttttcattagtttttttttatattaattttgctCGATAAAATTATATTACACAATCAAAGAAAAGATAAATACTCCGAGAATAATCATACGGATACAATCTCTAAATTACATGTCAAAGATCCATCCTATattagaaaattaaatttataaattatggattattttgaataattaaaataatatttctatCAAGTGTTCATTTACCTATCAAGTGCGATGCACATTAAGGTAACGTGTTCtatcatcataaaaaaaaatggtactaaattcatgaaaaaaaactgaaaatggaaaatttttaaCTATGCGCACCAACCCCTCCATCTTCTCGTTTCGGTCCACGTTGTTGTTCTCGAATCGTGGCTCCATAAAGATTGCTTCTTTTAACGCTGCAAGAAAGGGGCAACACTGCCACTTTGTTCTTTTTCTGAAATACAGAAAGAGAATCATTGCGCTTTTTTCCTGACATTATTTTGTCACCTTccattaaagaaataaaaaaactgGGATTTAGTGGAAAGAAcagattttttttcaaaaaaaaaaaaaaaactgagatGCACATAAGACATGCTTGAGAAAGTCTATCACATTCTCAAAATATTCAAATTTCGGATTGCCTTAAATATCAGATAAGGCAAATCCCATTCTAGAAACAAGATTTTGAGAGAAGGAATGGGTTTGAAGCTTTTGCTTTTGATCATGGTACCCATTTGGGTTCTTAGCTCCAGTCTGTTCTCGGCTCCACTAGATGTGAGGGCAGATCCCCCTGTGTCTGACCCTGTTCTTCCTAAGGAAAAAGAACCCGTTTTCAAGAATTCTTCTGATTTGATTGCGCCGCCTCCAGGTAACACAAGAATGTCTATTGCATTTAGTTCAGTAGTTGCGACTTTTGAAATGGTGGGCTTTGAGGTTTTTCTGTGAGTttgttattttttctattttttcggCTTGGCCCGATTTGTTGTATTCTTGAAAATGTTGATCGCACATAGATTGTATTAATCTTCTACTTCGATTGTTTCCCTTGTATTTGCTTTTGGCACTTATTAGCTGTAAAAAAGAAACGTGTTTGGGGAAATAATAATGCGATATTACTTTAAGTTGATTGTGTCATTGGCTTTGTTTTGTTTTGAAGTTGGAGAGGTTGAGGTTGCGCACAGCAAGGACTTGAACAAGAGAATACTTATCGCTCTTGTTGTTGCTTCAACTCTTCTGGGAGGAATTTTGCTGCTTCTGTCATGTTTCTTAATCTGCAGGctgaaaattttgaagaaatGTAATGCAAGAGGTGATTTGAATTCAGGTATATCTGTTTGAAAGTAGATATCCTGTTTCCCTTTTCACTTTCATTATTGTTATTTATTAACTCTGCATATGTAGATGCTGCTAAAGGAATGTCATTAAGTACGAGTTTGGATAAATTTTCTTCTTTAAAGAGTGGTGGCAACAAGGGTTGTCCTATTCCTGCAATTGAGTACCAATCGCTAGTATCTGCTACAAAAGATTTTGATGAAGGGAATGTTGTAGGAGAAGATGGATTCGGGCGTGTGTATAAAGCTCGTTTCAATGAGAACATTCACGCGGCTGTGAAAAAAGTATATGCTGGTGGGCAGGAAGCTGAAAGAGGATTTGAGGTCAAGTGCGGGCTAATTTTGACTATAGCCAGGAAATGTTTATGTTAGTTTTACGGATATTCATTATGCTCGATTTTGTTTGGATTTGCAGAATGAGGTCGAATTGCTTGGTAAAATACAACATCAAAACATTGTTTCTCTTTTAGGATATTGTATTCATGGCAAAGCACGGTTCTTGGTTTATGAAATGATGGAGAACGGGTCATTGGAATCCCACTTGCATGGTAAATTTCAATTTTCACGATTTTTGGTTATGTCGCAAGATTAATCAATGATAGTTTTGTATTTCTTACATGAATGAATTTGTTTTAGAACGTAATCGTGGATCGACTTTGAATTGGCATCTAAGAATGAAAGTCGCCCTTGATGTTGCAAGGTACCCCTTTTTTAGTGAAGTTTTTGTTTTTATCATTGGTTTCCCAGCCTTAGTGCCTTACCAAACACTTTTTACCTCTAACCAGAGGATTAGAACACTTACATGAAG from the Primulina tabacum isolate GXHZ01 chromosome 16, ASM2559414v2, whole genome shotgun sequence genome contains:
- the LOC142529673 gene encoding putative receptor-like protein kinase At1g80640 isoform X2, yielding MGLKLLLLIMVPIWVLSSSLFSAPLDVRADPPVSDPVLPKEKEPVFKNSSDLIAPPPVGEVEVAHSKDLNKRILIALVVASTLLGGILLLLSCFLICRLKILKKCNARGDLNSDAAKGMSLSTSLDKFSSLKSGGNKGCPIPAIEYQSLVSATKDFDEGNVVGEDGFGRVYKARFNENIHAAVKKVYAGGQEAERGFENEVELLGKIQHQNIVSLLGYCIHGKARFLVYEMMENGSLESHLHERNRGSTLNWHLRMKVALDVARGLEHLHEVCDPPLIHRDLKSSNILLDSKFNAKLSDFGLAISGGKLNANSHKFSGTLGYLAPEYLLDGKLTDKSDVYAFGVVLLELLMGRRPVERLADAQCQSIVTWATPHLMDRSKLPNIVDQAIRNTMDLKHLYQVAAIAVLCVQPEPSYRPLITDVLHSFIPLVPLELGGSLRVIDSAP
- the LOC142529673 gene encoding putative receptor-like protein kinase At1g80640 isoform X1 — translated: MGLKLLLLIMVPIWVLSSSLFSAPLDVRADPPVSDPVLPKEKEPVFKNSSDLIAPPPVGEVEVAHSKDLNKRILIALVVASTLLGGILLLLSCFLICRLKILKKCNARGDLNSDAAKGMSLSTSLDKFSSLKSGGNKGCPIPAIEYQSLVSATKDFDEGNVVGEDGFGRVYKARFNENIHAAVKKVYAGGQEAERGFENEVELLGKIQHQNIVSLLGYCIHGKARFLVYEMMENGSLESHLHERNRGSTLNWHLRMKVALDVARGLEHLHEVCDPPLIHRDLKSSNILLDSKFNAKLSDFGLAISGGKLNANSHKFSGTLGYLAPEYLLDGKLTDKSDVYAFGVVLLELLMGRRPVERLADAQCQSIVTWATPHLMDRSKLPNIVDQAIRNTMDLKHLYQVAAIAVLCVQPEPSYRPLITDVLHSFIPLVPLELGGSLRLAKNMSSRLSDRLLFYQFYGFSSSCPSKGYESKKVHSIPKDHGAPEFSSHVILKCLRH
- the LOC142529673 gene encoding putative receptor-like protein kinase At1g80640 isoform X3 codes for the protein MGLKLLLLIMVPIWVLSSSLFSAPLDVRADPPVSDPVLPKEKEPVFKNSSDLIAPPPVGEVEVAHSKDLNKRILIALVVASTLLGGILLLLSCFLICRLKILKKCNARGDLNSDAAKGMSLSTSLDKFSSLKSGGNKGCPIPAIEYQSLVSATKDFDEGNVVGEDGFGRVYKARFNENIHAAVKKVYAGGQEAERGFENEVELLGKIQHQNIVSLLGYCIHGKARFLVYEMMENGSLESHLHERNRGSTLNWHLRMKVALDVARGLEHLHEVCDPPLIHRDLKSSNILLDSKFNAKLSDFGLAISGGKLNANSHKFSGTLGYLAPEYLLDGKLTDKSDVYAFGVVLLELLMGRRPVERLADAQCQSIVTWATPHLMDRSKLPNIVDQAIRNTMDLKHLYQVAAIAVLCVQPEPSYRPLITDVLHSFIPLVPLELGGSLRFMPI